GGTGCTGGAGATCGGCAACGGCCGGATGGTCTTCGGTGACGTCGTGCGCGTCCACACCGACGACCTGTGGGTCGACGGCGAGATCACGCCCGAGCGCCTCGACCCGGTCGGCAGGCTCGGCGGCTCGGCCTACCTGCTGCTCGACGGCGTCACGCGCCACGCGCGGCCGTCGTGGGACGACGTGCGTCCGGACTGACGCGGAGGACGCCCGGGTCGGCGATGAAATACCGACGCCGCCGACGGTGTTCGCAGTGGTGACAACCGACACCGGAGTCACGATGGCCACCGTTGAACTGACCCATGACAACTTCACGCAGACGCTCGACGACCACGACCTCGTGCTGGTCGACTTCTGGGCGTCGTGGTGCGGGCCGTGCCACACGTTCGGACCGATCTACGAGTCGGCGTCCCAGCGTCACCCCGACGTCGTGTTCGGTAAGGTCGACACCGAGGCCGAGCATGAGCTTGCTGGGGCGTTCAACATCATGTCGATCCCGACCCTGATGGTCGTGCGTGACCGGGTCGTGCTGTTCTCCCAGCCAGGCGTGCTGCCCGAGGAGGCGCTCGACGACCTGATCGCACAGGCCCAGCAGCTCGACATGGATGACGTG
This genomic window from Euzebyales bacterium contains:
- a CDS encoding thioredoxin domain-containing protein gives rise to the protein MATVELTHDNFTQTLDDHDLVLVDFWASWCGPCHTFGPIYESASQRHPDVVFGKVDTEAEHELAGAFNIMSIPTLMVVRDRVVLFSQPGVLPEEALDDLIAQAQQLDMDDVRAKIAEDQQA